A single genomic interval of Nonomuraea rubra harbors:
- a CDS encoding mycofactocin-coupled SDR family oxidoreductase: protein MGLLDGKVVFITGGGRGQGRAHALASAQEGADVILTDIDAPIRTVPYDLAGKEDLAETVRLVEDLGRRALPFVADVRSQQALDDAVAQGIAEFGRIDCLIANAGILTEGKVWELDDETWQDMIDVNLTGVWRSVKAVLSHMIERKSGSIVITASSNSDDPDPGIAHYTAAKAGVIGLMKNVAVEVAPFGIRCNAIKPGFIASEMTSWQGMLDRYAGHEGGTVEHMHQAGYYFNALPMPMMQPESTARVALFLNSDLAAYVTGQHFFVDAGHSVLSRTNLGAVIPSAED, encoded by the coding sequence ATGGGCCTGCTGGACGGCAAAGTGGTGTTCATCACCGGCGGAGGCCGCGGACAGGGCCGCGCCCACGCTCTCGCGTCGGCACAGGAGGGCGCGGACGTCATCCTCACGGACATCGACGCTCCCATCAGGACGGTGCCGTACGACCTGGCAGGCAAGGAAGACCTCGCCGAGACGGTTCGCCTCGTCGAGGATCTGGGCCGGCGTGCTCTGCCGTTCGTCGCGGACGTGCGTTCTCAGCAGGCGCTGGACGACGCCGTCGCCCAGGGCATCGCCGAGTTCGGCAGGATCGACTGCCTCATCGCCAACGCGGGCATCCTCACCGAGGGGAAAGTCTGGGAGCTGGACGACGAGACCTGGCAGGACATGATCGACGTCAACCTCACGGGGGTATGGCGCTCGGTCAAGGCGGTCCTGTCCCACATGATCGAACGGAAGAGCGGCTCCATCGTCATCACCGCCTCGTCCAACTCCGACGACCCCGACCCCGGCATCGCGCACTACACGGCGGCGAAGGCCGGCGTCATCGGCCTGATGAAGAACGTGGCGGTGGAGGTCGCGCCCTTCGGCATCCGCTGCAACGCGATCAAGCCCGGCTTCATCGCCAGCGAGATGACCTCGTGGCAGGGCATGCTGGACCGCTACGCCGGCCACGAGGGCGGGACCGTCGAGCACATGCACCAGGCCGGCTACTACTTCAACGCGCTGCCGATGCCCATGATGCAGCCGGAGTCGACCGCCAGGGTGGCGCTCTTCCTGAACTCGGACCTGGCCGCCTATGTCACCGGCCAGCACTTCTTCGTGGATGCAGGCCACTCCGTCCTCTCGCGGACCAACCTGGGCGCGGTCATACCGTCCGCCGAAGACTGA
- a CDS encoding alpha/beta fold hydrolase, translating into MSTANTLAATAGGVSENHGSLHIGDLEVNFFDSVEERGDFPPIVLVHGTGGSTRSHFSFLFPMLAARQRVVAVDLATPQGPPEEGTARMAEQVQAVIEKVLPARPVTLAGYSLGAVVAATAAGARPDLVGGLVLMAGWLKTDAQQRLRNDVWHALRQSDAAALRRYQAFCAFSAPLLAMLSEGEIEALVASFRTDDVMAAQMEINRHVDLTEIAPKITCPTLIVAGTDDLMTPFRQSKRLFGAIADARYTEITSGHAMVVERPAELVHLIAAFNADPNEYPAGATLPARRP; encoded by the coding sequence ATGTCAACGGCCAACACGCTTGCGGCGACCGCCGGAGGCGTCAGCGAGAACCACGGTTCACTTCACATCGGTGACCTTGAGGTGAACTTCTTCGACTCGGTCGAGGAGCGCGGCGATTTTCCTCCGATCGTGCTGGTCCACGGGACCGGGGGCAGCACCCGCAGCCATTTCAGCTTCCTGTTCCCCATGCTGGCGGCCAGGCAGAGAGTGGTGGCGGTGGACCTGGCCACGCCGCAGGGCCCGCCGGAAGAGGGAACGGCCCGGATGGCGGAGCAGGTCCAGGCGGTGATCGAGAAGGTCCTGCCCGCCCGCCCCGTGACCCTCGCCGGCTATTCGCTCGGTGCGGTGGTCGCCGCCACGGCCGCCGGCGCCCGACCGGACCTGGTGGGCGGGCTGGTCCTGATGGCCGGCTGGTTGAAGACCGACGCGCAGCAGAGGCTGCGCAACGATGTCTGGCACGCCCTGCGGCAGTCGGACGCCGCAGCGCTCCGGCGTTACCAGGCCTTCTGCGCCTTCAGCGCACCTCTCCTGGCGATGTTGAGCGAGGGCGAGATCGAAGCTCTCGTCGCGAGCTTCCGTACGGACGACGTCATGGCGGCCCAGATGGAGATCAATCGGCACGTGGATCTCACGGAGATCGCGCCGAAGATCACCTGTCCCACCCTCATCGTGGCCGGCACGGACGACTTGATGACGCCGTTCAGGCAGTCCAAGCGGCTCTTCGGCGCCATCGCGGACGCCCGGTACACCGAGATCACCTCCGGCCACGCGATGGTCGTCGAGCGGCCCGCCGAACTGGTCCACCTGATCGCCGCGTTCAACGCCGACCCGAACGAGTATCCCGCGGGCGCGACCCTGCCGGCCCGTCGCCCCTGA
- a CDS encoding MFS transporter, giving the protein MASAGFLLSMIQSTVVPALPLMAAQLNTSPATVAWATTVVLLSASAMTPLMGRLGDVYGHKVAFVGVLTVTLAGSLLGALTHSVGLLILARALQGVSLGLFPLSMSVLHREMPSHRLAGSMAITASAMSVGGCLALVAGGLLTLNGADYRRIFWLSVVLCCLVLLLATRLPRRRGPGGRVDYAGAALLASGLSALLLPISQGERWGWASALVLGLFGIAAFALCAFVWRQARSPHPLVAIGMLKKGPVLAANVAGFCVGLAMLILYMGATYFVQAPAGSGYGFAADGLRTAFVYMLPGAIAAILAGPVLGSLVQRFGPKIVLVSGGLVGLGAMLMFTFRHDTTADVVIAIVIGDLAIAAAYASMPVLLVAHVRPEETGVANSINSITRTIGGAVGAAVVGALMVSDIKTVVTATGPIEVPLEGVYNEIFLLGAVFFAAAAVAAALVRTSPNRT; this is encoded by the coding sequence ATGGCCAGCGCCGGGTTCCTCCTGTCGATGATCCAGAGCACCGTGGTACCGGCCCTGCCGCTGATGGCCGCCCAGCTGAACACCTCGCCCGCCACGGTGGCGTGGGCGACCACCGTCGTCCTGCTGAGTGCGTCCGCCATGACCCCCTTGATGGGCAGGCTGGGGGACGTCTACGGCCACAAGGTGGCCTTCGTCGGTGTGCTGACCGTGACCCTGGCCGGCAGCCTGCTCGGAGCCCTCACCCACAGCGTGGGACTGCTGATCCTGGCGCGGGCGCTCCAGGGCGTGAGCCTCGGTCTCTTCCCGCTCTCCATGAGCGTCCTCCACCGGGAGATGCCCTCGCACCGGCTGGCCGGCTCGATGGCCATCACCGCGTCCGCGATGAGCGTCGGCGGATGTCTCGCCCTCGTCGCGGGCGGGCTGCTGACACTGAACGGCGCGGACTACCGCCGCATCTTCTGGCTCAGCGTGGTGCTGTGCTGCCTCGTCCTGTTGCTCGCCACGCGGCTTCCACGACGGCGCGGGCCGGGCGGACGGGTGGACTACGCAGGCGCCGCACTGCTGGCGTCGGGCCTCTCGGCGCTGTTGCTGCCGATCTCCCAAGGAGAACGCTGGGGCTGGGCCTCGGCCCTCGTGCTCGGGCTCTTCGGCATCGCGGCGTTCGCACTCTGCGCCTTCGTATGGCGTCAGGCCCGATCGCCGCATCCCCTGGTCGCCATCGGCATGCTCAAGAAGGGCCCCGTGCTGGCGGCGAACGTCGCCGGCTTCTGCGTCGGCCTCGCCATGCTGATCCTCTACATGGGCGCCACCTACTTCGTACAGGCGCCGGCCGGCTCGGGATACGGCTTCGCCGCGGACGGCCTCAGGACGGCGTTCGTCTACATGCTGCCGGGCGCCATCGCCGCCATCCTGGCAGGTCCCGTCCTCGGCTCGCTGGTCCAGCGATTCGGCCCCAAGATCGTTCTGGTGTCGGGCGGCCTCGTCGGTCTCGGGGCGATGCTCATGTTCACGTTCCGGCATGACACGACCGCCGACGTCGTCATCGCCATCGTGATCGGCGACCTCGCCATCGCCGCCGCCTACGCCTCGATGCCGGTGCTGCTCGTCGCGCATGTGCGGCCCGAAGAGACCGGAGTCGCGAACTCGATCAACTCGATCACCCGCACCATCGGCGGAGCCGTCGGGGCGGCGGTCGTGGGGGCTCTGATGGTGAGCGACATCAAGACGGTCGTCACCGCTACAGGGCCGATCGAAGTGCCGCTCGAGGGCGTTTACAACGAGATCTTCCTGCTCGGAGCCGTCTTCTTCGCCGCAGCCGCCGTGGCGGCCGCACTCGTCAGGACCTCCCCTAACAGAACGTGA
- a CDS encoding acyl-CoA synthetase, with translation MTERTYNLADLLEILATADPDRPALVAGDVRLSYGDLNARASRVGHHLERVGIEPGDHVAILAYNRAEWLESMFGTHKIRAVPIPVNYRYVAAELRHVLADSDSVAIIGERSLLARVEEVRGELPKLRHVIVIEDGGEETIPGAVPYEEALAAASPADDFPPRSSDDRYIMYTGGTTGYPKGVEWRCEDIFFGALGGGSSGNTPISRPAEIAEAANQPGTVILNCAPVMHGAGQWMTLMGLFIGAKVVLYTERAFDPEQALDLLCAEGANVVMIVGDAMGRPIASELAKGRHDTGSLYALSSGGAPLTPAVRDALRDQLPDVRFVDNYGASETGVGGASAAGRSTGTARFTMGPDCTVLDDDLRVVAPGQIGKLARSGHIPLGYYNDPVKTAATFFTDSAGTRWSIPGDFATLEPDGTIVLLGRGSLVINSGGEKIFPEEVEASLKEHPDVCDAIVIGVPDERFGQKVAAVISSHPGKDILLEDLHAFLADRIAGFKLPRELKLVTEVKRTAVGKPDYKWAASVFG, from the coding sequence TTGACCGAGCGCACCTACAACCTGGCCGACCTCCTGGAGATCCTCGCGACAGCGGACCCGGACAGGCCGGCGCTGGTGGCCGGCGACGTGCGGCTGTCCTACGGCGACCTGAACGCGCGGGCGAGCAGGGTCGGCCATCACCTGGAGCGGGTGGGCATCGAGCCGGGCGATCACGTGGCGATCCTGGCGTACAACAGGGCCGAGTGGCTGGAGTCGATGTTCGGGACACACAAGATCAGAGCTGTGCCGATCCCCGTCAACTACCGCTACGTCGCGGCCGAGCTCCGGCACGTCCTGGCTGATTCCGACTCCGTCGCGATCATCGGGGAGCGCTCGCTGCTGGCCCGCGTCGAGGAGGTCCGCGGCGAACTGCCGAAGCTGCGCCACGTCATCGTCATCGAGGACGGGGGAGAGGAGACGATCCCCGGCGCGGTGCCCTACGAGGAGGCCCTCGCGGCGGCCTCGCCCGCCGACGATTTCCCGCCCCGCTCCAGCGATGACCGCTACATCATGTACACGGGCGGCACCACGGGTTACCCGAAGGGCGTGGAATGGCGCTGCGAGGACATCTTCTTCGGCGCGCTCGGAGGCGGCAGCTCCGGGAACACCCCGATATCCCGCCCCGCTGAGATCGCGGAAGCCGCGAACCAACCCGGCACCGTCATCCTGAACTGCGCGCCCGTGATGCACGGGGCCGGTCAGTGGATGACGCTCATGGGCCTGTTCATCGGGGCCAAGGTCGTGCTCTACACCGAGCGGGCGTTCGATCCCGAGCAGGCACTGGACCTGCTGTGCGCGGAGGGGGCGAACGTGGTGATGATCGTGGGTGACGCCATGGGCCGCCCGATCGCCTCGGAGCTGGCCAAGGGCCGGCATGACACCGGTTCGCTGTACGCGCTCTCGTCCGGTGGAGCGCCGCTGACCCCCGCCGTCCGCGACGCTCTTCGCGACCAGTTGCCCGACGTCCGTTTCGTCGACAACTACGGCGCTTCGGAGACCGGGGTCGGCGGCGCCTCCGCCGCGGGCAGGAGCACCGGGACCGCGAGGTTCACGATGGGCCCCGACTGCACCGTACTCGACGACGATCTGCGCGTCGTCGCACCCGGTCAGATCGGCAAGCTGGCGCGCAGCGGGCACATCCCCCTGGGCTACTACAACGACCCGGTCAAGACCGCGGCCACCTTCTTCACCGACAGCGCAGGCACCCGCTGGTCGATCCCCGGAGACTTCGCCACCCTCGAGCCTGACGGGACCATCGTGCTGCTCGGCCGCGGCTCCTTGGTGATCAACAGCGGCGGCGAGAAGATCTTTCCGGAGGAGGTCGAGGCGTCCCTCAAGGAGCATCCCGATGTCTGCGACGCGATCGTCATCGGTGTGCCCGACGAGCGGTTCGGCCAGAAGGTCGCGGCGGTGATCTCCTCTCATCCCGGCAAGGACATCCTCCTGGAGGATCTCCACGCGTTCCTGGCCGACAGGATCGCCGGTTTCAAGCTGCCTCGCGAGCTCAAGCTCGTCACCGAGGTCAAGCGCACGGCCGTCGGCAAACCCGACTACAAATGGGCCGCCTCCGTCTTCGGCTGA
- a CDS encoding flavin-containing monooxygenase: MPTSTPDALRDVSVIIVGAGFSGLGLGIQLRRRGETSFVILERADDVGGSWRDNTYPGVACDVPSPLYSYSFRTNPDWSRMFAPGQEIWDYLRTAAREEGLEPHLRFGADMLEARWSETDHRWTVRTPQGEFHGDVLVAATGHLTDIKLPEVPGLDTFTGELFHSARWNHDFPLDGKRIGVVGTGASAIQIVPQLAEIAERLVVFQRSAPYIQPRRDRDFSEAEKNLFRRDQRTVEEMREMLFWYNDSRFAARRLVDDFLAEAMWQALSHLEKQVPDPELRATLTPDYTIGCKRVLLSDDYYPAVQKPNVHLEAAALERVAGSTAFSASGQGFELDVLVVATGFETYDLPSSYRIFGRAGRSLADHWSNGMQAYNSIATAGFPNLFLLNGPGTSLGHNSVIYMIEAQVDHLLAALDWRSAHGGRVLEVSSEIENAFARRLDEVAAETVIIRGGCSSWYLDPRNGRATLSWPDFAHRFRDECAPFDPAAYDGDERALRV; encoded by the coding sequence GTGCCCACCTCCACCCCAGACGCGTTGCGCGACGTTTCAGTGATCATCGTCGGCGCCGGCTTCTCCGGCCTCGGCCTCGGCATCCAGCTCCGCCGGCGCGGCGAGACCTCGTTCGTCATCCTGGAACGCGCCGATGACGTCGGCGGATCGTGGCGGGACAACACCTACCCGGGCGTCGCATGTGACGTTCCCTCGCCGCTCTACTCCTACTCCTTCCGGACCAACCCCGACTGGTCGCGGATGTTCGCGCCCGGCCAGGAGATCTGGGACTACCTGCGCACGGCCGCCCGGGAGGAAGGCCTGGAGCCGCACCTGCGCTTCGGCGCGGACATGCTCGAGGCCCGCTGGAGCGAGACCGACCACCGCTGGACGGTCCGGACTCCGCAGGGCGAGTTCCACGGTGACGTCCTGGTCGCCGCGACAGGACACCTGACGGACATCAAGCTTCCAGAGGTCCCGGGCCTCGACACCTTCACGGGCGAGCTGTTCCACTCCGCCCGCTGGAACCACGACTTCCCGCTGGACGGAAAGCGCATCGGCGTGGTGGGGACCGGAGCCTCGGCGATCCAGATCGTTCCACAGCTCGCGGAGATCGCCGAGCGGTTGGTCGTGTTCCAGCGTTCGGCGCCCTACATCCAGCCGCGCCGGGACCGCGACTTCTCCGAAGCGGAGAAGAATCTCTTCCGCCGTGATCAGCGCACGGTCGAGGAGATGCGGGAGATGCTGTTCTGGTACAACGACTCCCGGTTCGCCGCCCGTCGTCTCGTCGACGACTTCCTCGCCGAGGCCATGTGGCAGGCGTTGAGCCATCTGGAAAAGCAGGTCCCAGACCCTGAGCTGCGCGCGACGCTCACCCCCGACTACACGATCGGTTGCAAGCGGGTCCTGCTGTCCGACGACTACTATCCGGCCGTCCAAAAGCCCAACGTGCACCTCGAAGCGGCAGCCCTGGAACGGGTGGCGGGCTCGACGGCGTTCAGCGCCTCCGGACAGGGGTTCGAGCTCGACGTCCTGGTCGTCGCGACCGGCTTCGAGACCTACGACCTTCCGTCGTCGTACCGGATCTTCGGACGTGCAGGGCGGTCCCTCGCCGACCACTGGTCGAACGGGATGCAGGCCTACAACTCGATCGCCACGGCCGGGTTTCCCAATCTCTTCCTGCTGAACGGGCCGGGGACCAGCTTGGGGCACAACTCGGTCATCTACATGATCGAAGCCCAGGTCGACCACCTGCTCGCGGCGCTGGACTGGCGCTCCGCGCACGGCGGGCGGGTCCTGGAGGTCTCTTCCGAGATCGAGAACGCCTTCGCGAGGCGCCTGGACGAGGTGGCCGCAGAAACGGTGATCATCCGGGGCGGATGCAGCAGCTGGTACCTCGACCCCCGCAACGGGCGGGCGACGCTGTCCTGGCCGGACTTCGCCCACCGCTTCCGGGACGAGTGCGCGCCCTTCGACCCGGCCGCGTACGACGGGGACGAGCGGGCCTTGCGCGTCTGA
- a CDS encoding NDMA-dependent alcohol dehydrogenase, with translation MQTRAAIVWEQNKPWHVEDIELDDPKAGEVKIKLAASGLCHSDEHILTGDMVLSPEVAALTGVKQFPIIGGHEGAGEVVEVGPGVSTLKEGDHVVLSFIPACGRCSSCARGRQHLCDLGAFLLAGRQVTDMTARHHTADGVDLGIMACAGTFAPYTVVAESSCVKIDDGVPLDKAALVGCGVTTGWGSAVNAADVRAGETVVVIGLGGIGMGAVQGAALAGARHVLAVDPVGWKRDKAAEFGATHTAASMEEATAKAGELTWGAMADKAILCTGVATGDLIQPMMNMVTKGGRGVVTAVAPIHQEDVKLNLFDLSMQRKELVGCIFGNANPRRDIPRLLRLYQEGRLKLDEMITATYTLDEINQGYQDMRDGKNIRGLITF, from the coding sequence ATGCAGACGCGGGCAGCGATCGTGTGGGAACAGAACAAGCCCTGGCACGTCGAGGACATCGAGCTGGACGACCCGAAGGCCGGCGAGGTGAAGATCAAGCTCGCGGCCTCCGGGTTGTGCCACTCCGACGAGCACATCCTCACGGGTGACATGGTGCTCAGCCCGGAAGTCGCGGCGTTGACGGGCGTCAAGCAGTTCCCCATCATCGGGGGTCACGAGGGCGCGGGCGAGGTCGTCGAGGTGGGGCCCGGGGTGTCCACCTTGAAGGAGGGCGACCACGTCGTGCTGTCCTTCATTCCGGCGTGCGGCCGATGCTCGTCCTGTGCGCGCGGCCGGCAGCATCTGTGCGACCTCGGCGCGTTCCTGCTGGCCGGGCGTCAGGTCACCGACATGACGGCCCGGCACCACACGGCGGACGGCGTCGATCTGGGCATCATGGCCTGCGCGGGGACGTTCGCCCCGTACACGGTCGTGGCCGAGAGCTCCTGCGTCAAGATCGATGACGGGGTTCCGCTGGACAAGGCCGCGCTCGTCGGGTGCGGCGTCACGACCGGCTGGGGTTCGGCGGTCAACGCGGCCGACGTACGCGCGGGAGAGACCGTGGTCGTCATCGGGCTGGGCGGGATCGGCATGGGCGCGGTGCAGGGTGCCGCGCTCGCCGGCGCGCGTCACGTGCTGGCCGTGGACCCGGTCGGCTGGAAGCGGGACAAGGCCGCCGAGTTCGGCGCCACCCACACGGCGGCCTCCATGGAGGAGGCCACGGCCAAGGCCGGCGAGCTGACCTGGGGCGCGATGGCCGACAAGGCGATCCTGTGCACCGGCGTCGCGACCGGCGACCTCATCCAGCCGATGATGAACATGGTCACCAAGGGTGGCCGGGGCGTCGTCACCGCGGTCGCCCCGATCCACCAGGAGGACGTCAAGCTCAATCTGTTCGATCTGTCGATGCAGCGCAAGGAGCTCGTCGGCTGCATCTTCGGCAACGCCAATCCCCGCCGCGACATCCCTCGCCTGCTGCGCCTCTACCAGGAGGGCAGGCTCAAGCTCGACGAGATGATCACCGCGACGTACACGCTGGACGAGATCAACCAGGGCTACCAGGACATGCGGGACGGCAAGAACATCCGCGGTCTCATCACCTTCTGA
- a CDS encoding flavin monoamine oxidase family protein gives MNSASTRSTDVVVVGAGLAGLTAADQLARAGHDVVVEGRDRVGGRIRKAEIAGVSVDAGATWVAPGHAAVRDLASRLGCEFMPQFRPGKGVLSFGGRRKIDGLTALAPWVMLDVWRILRELQKMVDDLPVSSPWEHPHAARHDSMSLGEWLTAEHALKDTRKFLNVLSLVHWGAPVGEVSLFNVMRYIKTLGGIEHMLSVEGGDQQDRVLGTTYTLVSRLADTLESPVLVDSPVERITTVGERVTVETSKHTIEARYVIVTASPAHRSTIEFTPALPEPHYGLSRSWRLGALSKAFVAYDRPFWRDEGLSGEGMSDDETVFLTFDVTPAAGSPGILMVFCDARGFDAYDKDERHRRVVRQLTHMYGEPARHAIDYTDFSWGNDTFAPGGPNPAVGPKAWTTFGRFLREPVGLAHWAGTETADETSGTMNGAILSGRRAATEVAARLDAGK, from the coding sequence ATGAACAGTGCCAGTACCCGATCCACCGACGTCGTCGTGGTCGGTGCCGGACTCGCAGGGCTCACGGCGGCGGATCAGCTCGCCCGAGCCGGGCATGACGTCGTCGTCGAGGGTCGCGATCGCGTCGGCGGACGTATCCGCAAGGCCGAGATCGCGGGTGTCTCCGTCGATGCCGGAGCGACGTGGGTGGCTCCGGGCCACGCAGCGGTACGCGATCTCGCGAGCCGGCTCGGCTGCGAGTTCATGCCCCAGTTCCGCCCTGGCAAGGGGGTCCTCTCCTTCGGGGGCAGGCGCAAGATCGACGGCCTCACCGCCCTGGCGCCCTGGGTGATGCTCGACGTCTGGCGCATCTTGAGAGAGCTGCAGAAGATGGTCGACGACCTTCCCGTCTCATCGCCTTGGGAGCACCCCCATGCCGCGCGGCATGACTCGATGTCGCTCGGCGAGTGGCTGACCGCGGAGCACGCCCTGAAGGACACCCGGAAGTTCTTGAATGTCCTCAGCCTGGTGCATTGGGGTGCGCCCGTCGGCGAGGTGTCGCTGTTCAACGTGATGCGCTACATCAAGACCCTGGGCGGCATCGAGCACATGCTCTCCGTCGAGGGCGGTGACCAGCAGGACCGCGTGCTGGGAACGACGTACACGCTGGTCAGCAGGCTCGCCGACACGCTGGAGTCCCCCGTGCTCGTCGACTCCCCCGTAGAGCGCATCACCACAGTCGGTGAGCGCGTCACCGTCGAGACCAGCAAGCACACCATCGAGGCGCGGTACGTCATCGTGACGGCGTCGCCGGCACACCGCTCGACCATCGAGTTCACGCCCGCCCTCCCGGAGCCCCACTACGGGCTCTCCCGCAGTTGGCGGCTCGGAGCGCTCAGCAAGGCCTTCGTCGCCTACGACCGCCCCTTCTGGCGAGACGAAGGCCTGTCGGGAGAGGGAATGTCCGACGACGAGACCGTCTTCCTCACCTTCGACGTCACCCCCGCCGCCGGCAGCCCCGGCATCCTCATGGTGTTCTGTGACGCACGCGGGTTCGACGCGTACGACAAGGACGAGCGACACCGCCGCGTCGTGAGGCAGCTCACCCACATGTACGGTGAGCCCGCGCGCCACGCCATCGACTACACCGACTTCTCCTGGGGCAACGACACGTTCGCCCCCGGCGGGCCGAATCCGGCGGTCGGGCCGAAAGCATGGACGACATTCGGACGGTTCCTTCGCGAGCCGGTCGGGCTGGCGCACTGGGCCGGCACCGAGACAGCCGATGAGACGTCGGGAACCATGAACGGCGCGATCCTGTCGGGCCGGCGGGCAGCAACCGAGGTGGCCGCCCGTCTGGACGCCGGGAAGTGA
- the mftG gene encoding mycofactocin dehydrogenase MftG, with the protein MSNASGAKEGNGLHGSSREPGSRPDVLIVGAGGAGAVLAARLSADPSRSVLVLEAGPVPAGGFPAGLLDARLVPGARPDLPATNVYPAELTPGRPYLAVRGKVLGGSTTVNGGYFIRAREADFTRWAAASGDARWSYAAALPLLRRLENDLDMGDPDLHGRTGPIKVRRTSLTHPAAHAFAQAARELGHAAEADKNAQGPPGFGPVPVNADGGVRINTGAAYLLGVLARPNLTVHGDCTVRSIVLRRGPGGLRAAGVLAVRDGRAEVIEAGRVVLCAGAFGSAHLLQVSGIGPAGVLAAAGIEVVHELPAIGAAFSDHPQVVVDWTPSRPLPEPEESWLGGALHLSSDGGEPGDLEILQSLVPMAGLVRGETAVPGAPHALLVSVQTPRALGRLCATSPDPDTPPRIRYRYLAEAEDRRRMREAVRAAVAIVGSHAFAELTAGPAEPAGLDDTALDGWVATRLGTSQHTCGTVPMGRSGDPAAAVDGCGAVHGVADLTVADTSILPTAPLRGPANSAVLVGEVIAAALA; encoded by the coding sequence ATGTCGAACGCCTCGGGGGCCAAGGAAGGGAATGGCCTGCATGGGTCATCCCGCGAGCCCGGCAGCCGTCCCGACGTGCTGATCGTCGGCGCCGGCGGAGCCGGTGCGGTGCTCGCGGCGAGGCTCAGCGCCGATCCCAGCCGGTCGGTGCTGGTCCTCGAAGCAGGGCCGGTCCCGGCCGGCGGATTTCCCGCCGGCCTGCTCGACGCGCGGCTGGTGCCCGGCGCACGGCCTGACCTGCCTGCCACGAACGTCTATCCGGCAGAGCTCACGCCAGGACGGCCCTACCTCGCGGTACGCGGCAAGGTGCTCGGCGGCTCGACGACCGTCAACGGCGGCTACTTCATCCGGGCCCGGGAGGCCGACTTCACCCGCTGGGCGGCGGCGTCCGGAGATGCCCGCTGGTCCTACGCGGCGGCGCTGCCCTTGCTGCGCCGGCTGGAGAACGATCTCGACATGGGAGATCCGGACCTGCACGGCAGGACCGGGCCGATCAAGGTCCGGCGGACTTCCCTCACCCACCCCGCGGCACACGCCTTCGCGCAGGCCGCACGGGAACTGGGCCACGCCGCGGAAGCAGACAAGAACGCCCAGGGCCCGCCGGGGTTCGGGCCGGTCCCCGTCAACGCGGACGGCGGCGTCCGGATCAACACCGGGGCCGCCTACCTCCTGGGCGTCCTGGCCCGCCCGAACCTCACCGTGCACGGCGACTGCACCGTGCGCTCCATCGTGCTGCGGCGAGGACCGGGTGGCCTGCGCGCGGCGGGCGTTCTCGCGGTCCGGGACGGCCGTGCCGAGGTGATCGAGGCGGGCCGGGTCGTTCTGTGCGCCGGGGCGTTCGGCTCCGCGCACCTGCTCCAGGTGTCGGGGATCGGCCCGGCCGGCGTACTGGCCGCCGCCGGGATCGAGGTCGTCCATGAGCTCCCCGCCATCGGCGCAGCCTTCAGCGACCATCCGCAGGTCGTCGTGGACTGGACGCCGAGCCGTCCGCTGCCGGAGCCTGAGGAGAGCTGGCTGGGCGGTGCGCTCCATCTGAGTTCGGACGGAGGCGAGCCCGGCGACCTGGAGATCCTTCAGTCGCTCGTGCCTATGGCAGGCCTCGTCCGGGGTGAGACGGCGGTGCCGGGAGCGCCCCATGCGCTCCTCGTCTCAGTGCAGACTCCCCGGGCGCTCGGCCGGTTGTGCGCGACCTCGCCCGACCCGGACACCCCGCCTCGCATCCGCTACCGCTATCTCGCCGAGGCGGAGGATCGGCGGCGGATGCGAGAAGCGGTCAGGGCCGCCGTGGCGATCGTGGGATCGCACGCGTTCGCCGAGCTGACCGCCGGGCCGGCCGAGCCCGCGGGCCTGGACGACACCGCACTCGACGGGTGGGTCGCCACCCGGCTCGGCACGTCGCAGCACACCTGCGGGACGGTCCCGATGGGCCGCTCCGGCGATCCGGCGGCGGCCGTGGACGGCTGCGGCGCGGTGCACGGAGTGGCCGATCTGACCGTCGCGGACACCTCGATCCTGCCGACCGCCCCCCTGCGCGGCCCGGCGAACTCGGCCGTGCTGGTGGGAGAGGTGATCGCGGCAGCGCTGGCCTGA